Below is a genomic region from Escherichia ruysiae.
TTTCGTAGCGCGCCTTTTGCCCCGGCTGCACGCCCGAAGATGAAAATAACCGGCATTAAAGCGCCTGAATTTACCCCCAGCCAGACCGAAGAGGGCGACCTGCATTACGGTCATGGCGAAGCAGGCACACACGCGCCGGGCATGAGCCAGCGCCGGATGCTGGAAGTCGAAATTGACGTGCTGGACAAAAATAATCGCCTGGCTGAACGTAACCGCGCGCGTTTTGCTGCCCGTAATCAACTGGTGCTCAACCTGGTATCCAGCCCCGGTTCCGGTAAAACCACGCTGCTGACGGAAACCTTAATGCGCCTGAAAGACAGCGTTCCGTGCGCGGTGATTGAAGGCGACCAGCAAACCGTGAACGATGCCGCACGTATTCGCGCTACCGGCACGCCAGCGATTCAGGTGAACACCGGTAAAGGTTGCCATCTTGACGCACAGATGATCGCCGACGCCGCGCCGCGTCTGCCACTGGACGATAACGGTATTCTGTTTATCGAAAACGTCGGCAACCTCGTATGCCCGGCCAGCTTCGATCTGGGTGAAAAACATAAAGTTGCGGTGCTTTCCGTTACCGAAGGCGAAGACAAACCGCTGAAATATCCGCATATGTTTGCCGCCGCCTCGCTGATGCTGCTCAACAAAGTTGACCTGCTGCCGTATCTCAATTTCGACGTTGAGAAATGCATCGCCTGCGCCCGCGAAGTCAATCCAGAAATTGAAATCATCCTCATTTCCGCCACCAGCGGCGAAGGGATGGACCAGTGGCTGAACTGGCTGGAGACACAGCGATGTGCATAGGCGTTCCCGGCCAGATCCGCACCATTGACGGTAACCAGGCTAAAGTCGACGTCTGCGGCATTCAGCGCGATGTCGATTTAACGTTAGTCGGCAGCTGCGATGAAAACGGTCAGCCGCGCGTGGGCCAGTGGGTACTGGTTCACGTTGGCTTTGCCATGAGCGTAATTAATGAAGCCGAAGCGCGCGACACCCTCGACGCATTACAAAATATGTTTGACGTTGAGCCGGATGTTGGCGCGCTGTTGTATGGCGAGGAAAAATAATGCGTTTTGTTGATGAATATCGCGCGCCGGAACAGGTGATGCAGTTAATTGAGCATCTGCGCGAACGTGCTTCACATCTCTCTTACACTGCCGAACGCCCTCTGCGCATTATGGAAGTGTGTGGCGGTCATACCCACGCCATTTTTAAATTCGGCCTCGATCAGTTACTGCCAGAAAACGTTGAGTTTATCCACGGTCCGGGCTGCCCGGTGTGTGTACTGCCGATGGGCAGAATCGACACCTGCGTGGAGATTGCCAGCCATCCGGAAGTGATTTTCTGTACCTTTGGCGACGCCATGCGCGTACCTGGAAAACAGGGGTCACTGTTGCAGGCAAAAGCACGCGGTGCCGATGTGCGCATCGTTTACTCGCCAATGGATGCGTTGAAACTGGCGCAAGAGAACCCAACCCGCAAAGTGGTGTTCTTCGGTTTAGGGTTTGAAACCACCATGCCGACCACCGCCATCACCCTGCAACAGGCAAAAGCCCACGATGTGCAGAACTTTTACTTCTTCTGCCAGCACATTACGCTTATCCCCACGCTGCGCAGTTTGCTGGAACAACCGGACAATGGCATTGATGCGTTCCTCGCGCCAGGCCACGTCAGTATGGTTATCGGCACCGATGCCTATAATTTTATCGCCAGCGATTTTAATCGTCCGCTGGTGGTCGCTGGTTTCGAACCACTTGATCTACTACAAGGCGTGGTGATGCTGGTAGAGCAGAAAATAGCGGCCCACAGCAAAGTAGAGAATCAGTACCGGCGAGTGGTGCCTGACGCAGGTAACCTGCTGGCGCAACAGGCGATAGCCGACGTGTTCTGCGTCAACGGCGACAGCGAATGGCGTGGCCTTGGGGTGATCGAATCCTCAGGCGTGCATCTGACGCCGAATTATCAGCAATTTGACGCTGAAGCGCATTTCCGCCCGGCACCGCAGCAGGTTTGCGATGACCCACGCGCGCGCTGTGGCGAAGTATTGACGGGCAAATGTAAGCCGCATCAATGCCCGCTGTTTGGTAACACCTGTAATCCTCAAACCGCATTCGGCGCGCTGATGGTCTCCTCTGAAGGAGCGTGCGCCGCGTGGTATCAGTATCGTCAGCAGGAGAGTGAAGCGTGAATAATATCCAACTCGCCCACGGCAGCGGCGGCCAGGCGATGCAGCAATTAATCAACAGCCTGTTTATGGAAGCCTTTGCGAATCCATGGCTGGCTGAGCAGGAAGATCAGGCGCGTCTTGACCTGGCACAACTGGTGGCGGAAGGCGACCGTCTGGCCTTTTCCACCGACAGTTACGTCATTGACCCGCTGTTCTTTCCTGGTGGCAATATTGGCAAGCTGGCGATTTGCGGCACGGCGAATGACGTGGCGGTCAGCGGCGCAATTCCACGCTATCTCTCCTGTGGATTTATCCTTGAAGAAGGATTGCCGATGGAGACGCTGAAAGCCGTGGTCACCAGCATGGCTGAAACTGCCCGTGCGGCTGGCATTGCTATTGTCACCGGCGATACCAAAGTGGTGCAGCGTGGGGCGGCAGATAAACTGTTTATCAACACCGCAGGCATGGGCGCGATCCCGGCAAATATTCACTGGGGTGCACAAACCCTGACCGCCGGCGATGTATTGCTGGTTAGCGGTACGCTCGGCGACCACGGTGCGACTATCCTTAACTTGCGCGAACAACTGGGGCTGGATGGCGAACTGGTCAGCGACTGCGCGGTGCTGACGCCGCTGATTCAGACGCTGCGAGACATTCCCGGCGTGAAGGCGCTGCGCGATGCCACCCGTGGTGGGGTGAATGCGGTGGTTCATGAGTTTGCGGCAGCCTGCGGTTGTGGTATTGAAATTACAGAAGCGGCACTGCCGGTTAAACCTGCCGTGCGCGGCGTTTGTGAGCTGCTGGGGCTGGACGCCCTCAACTTTGCCAACGAAGGTAAGCTGGTGATTGCCGTAGAGCGTAACGCGGCTGAGCAAGTGTTGGCGGCGCTGCATTCCCATCCACTAGGACAGGATGCGGCGTTAATTGGCGAAGTGGTGGAACGTAAAGGTGTTCGTCTCGCAGGGCTTTATGGCGTGAAACGAACTCTCGATCTACCTCACGCCGAACCGCTGCCTCGTATATGCTAATAAAAATCTAAAGCTCCTATAATTTGTCATTTACCTTTTGCACCGCTTAGCGGTGCTTTCCTGGAAGAACAACATGTCGTATACACCGATGAGTGATCTCGGGCAACAAGGGTTGTTCGACATCACTCGGACACTATTGCAGCAGCCCGATCTGGCCTCGCTGTGTGAGGCTCTTTCGCAACTGGTAAAGCGTTCTGCGCTCGCCGACAACGCGGCGATTGTGTTGTGGCAAGCGCAGACTCAACGTGCGACTTATTACGCGTCGCGTGACAAAGAACCCCCTATAAAATACGAAGACGAAACCGTTCTGGCACATGGGCCGGTGCGCAGCATTTTGTCACGTCCTGATACGCTGCATTGCAGCTACGAAGAATTTTGTGAAACCTGGCCACAACTGGCCACAAGCGGGCTATACCCTAAATTTGGTCACTATTGCCTGATGCCACAGGCAGCGGAAGGACATATTTTTGGCGGCTGTGAATTTATTCGTTATGACGATCGCCCGTGGAGCGAAAAAGAGTTCAATCGCCTGCAAACCTTTACGCAGATTGTTTCTGTTGTCACCGAGCAAATTCAGAGTCGCATCATCAACAATGTCGACTACGAACTGTTATGTCGGGAACGGGATAACTTCCGCATTCTGGTTGCCATCACCAATGCGGTACTCTCCCGCCTGGACATGGACGAACTGGTCAGCGAAGTGGCGAAAGAGATCCACTACTACTTCGACATTGACGATATCAGCATCGTCTTACGCAGCCACCGCAAAAACAAACTCAACGTCTACTCCACTCACTATCTCGATAAACAGCATCCCACTCACGAACAGAGTGAAGTTGATGAGGCCGGAACCCTCACCGAGCGCGTATTTAAAAGCAAAGAGATGCTGCTGATTAATCTCCACGAGCGGGATGATTTAGCCCCCTACGAACGCATGTTGTTCGATACCTGGGGCAACCAGATCCAGACGCTGTGCCTGCTGCCGTTGATGTCTGGCAATACCATGCTGGGCGTGCTGAAACTGGCACAGTGCGAAGAGAAAATATTTACCACCACCAACCTGAGTTTGCTGCGCCAGATTGCCGAACGAGTGGCAATCGCCGTGGATAATGCCCTCGCCTACCAGGAAATCCACCGTCTGAAAGAGCGGCTGGTTGATGAAAACCTTGCCCTGACGGAACAACTCAACAAAGTGGATAGTGAATTTGGCGAGATTATTGGTCGCAGCGAAGCCATGTACAGCGTGCTTAAACAAGTTGAAATGGTGGCGCAAAGCGACAGTACCGTTCTGATCCTCGGTGAAACTGGCACGGGTAAAGAGCTGATTGCCCGCGCAATCCATAATCTCAGTGGGCGTAATAATCGTCGCATGGTGAAAATGAACTGCGCGGCGATGCCTGCCGGATTACTGGAAAGCGATCTGTTTGGTCATGAACGTGGTGCCTTTACCGGTGCCAGCGCCCAGCGCATCGGTCGTTTTGAACTGGCGGATAAAAGCTCTCTGTTCCTCGATGAAGTGGGCGATATGCCACTGGAGTTACAGCCAAAGTTGCTGCGCGTATTGCAGGAGCAGGAGTTTGAACGCCTCGGCAGCAACAAAATCATTCAGACAGACGTGCGTTTAATCGCCGCAACTAATCGCGATCTGAAAAAAATGGTCGCCGACCGCGAGTTCCGTAGCGATCTCTATTACCGCCTGAACGTCTTCCCGATCCACCTGCCGCCGTTACGCGAGCGCCCGGAAGATATTCCGCTGCTGGCGAAAGCCTTTACCTTCAAAATTGCCCGCCGACTGGGGCGCAATATCGACAGCATTCCTGCCGAGACACTGCGCATATTGAGCAACATGGAATGGCCGGGTAACGTGCGCGAACTGGAAAATGTTATTGAGCGTGCGGTACTGCTGACTCGCGGTAATGTTCTACAACTCTCTTTACCCGATATCTCACTGCCAGAACCCGAAACGCCGCCTGCTGCAACGGTCGTCGCTCAGGAAGGCGAAGATGAATATCAACTGATTGTTCGCGTATTAAAAGAGACGAACGGCGTAGTCGCGGGTCCGAAAGGCGCTGCGCAACGTCTGGGGTTAAAACGCACGACCCTGCTGTCACGGATGAAGCGGCTGGGAATTGATAAAGCGGCGTTGGTTTAATCGTCTGGAGTGCCGGACAGGAAGATCTATCCGGCACGCTATTCACGTGGTTTCTTCGGGCGATATTTTTCCGGCAATTCCGGCACCGGACGCTTATCATCAATCAGATGACGCACGGTTAAGATCGGATGACGCCACAGCATTCGCGGCCCCGCCCAACGCATAATCTGTTTCATCTCCTCACGCTTTGCTGGCTGATAACAGTGAACCGGACACTGCTTACAGGCTGGTTTCTCTTCGCCGAACACACATTTATCCAGCCGCTTTTGCGCGTAAGCAAACAGCGCATCGTAATGCCCCGGCTCCGCTGACGCCTGCGGGCATTGCGCTTGATAAAGATCGATCATTCTTTTAATCGTCAGTTTTTCACGAGAGATACGCTTACCGGACATGCTGCCTCCACACTCTTAAGGTGCATTTATATTACAACTTAAATGTAAAGGGGACTATGGCTCTGAAGGAGAAGGTTTCTTCAACCAGACAATGTTGCGCCCCTTTTCCACAGCCAACAAGCAAACGCTGCAAAGCAGCATTTTTCCCGGAACCGACATCAAGAACTCACCTTTCGTGTCTTCCCCTGAAATGATTAACTCCGGTATCATGTGCGCCTTATGTGATTACAACGAAAATAAAAACCATCACACTACATTTAACATCAGGGAACCGGATCTAACTCCATGAGTGTAATAGAAAATTTCGACGCCCATACGCCAATGATGCAGCAGTACCTCAAGCTGAAAGCCCAGCATCCTGAGATCCTGCTGTTCTACCGGATGGGTGACTTTTACGAGCTATTTTATGACGACGCAAAACGAGCGTCGCAGCTGCTAGATATTTCACTGACTAAACGCGGCGCATCTGCGGGCGAGCCGATCCCGATGGCGGGTATTCCCTACCATGCAGTGGAAAACTATCTCGCCAAACTGGTGAATCAAGGTGAGTCGGTTGCGATTTGTGAACAAATCGGCGATCCGGCTACCAGCAAAGGGCCGGTTGAGCGCAAAGTTGTCCGTATCGTCACGCCGGGCACGATCAGCGATGAAGCCCTGCTACAGGAGCGTCAGGACAATCTGCTGGCGGCTATCTGGCAGGACAGCAAAGGTTTCGGTTACGCGACGCTGGATATCAGCTCCGGCCGTTTTCGTCTGAGCGAACCGGCTGACCGCGAAACGATGGCGGCAGAGCTGCAACGCACCAATCCGGCGGAACTGTTGTATGCAGAAGATTTCGCCGAGATGTCGTTGATTGAAGGTCGTCGCGGCCTGCGTCGTCGTCCGCTGTGGGAGTTTGAAATCGACACCGCGCGCCAGCAGTTGAACCTGCAATTTGGCACCCGCGATCTGGTCGGTTTTGGCGTCGAGAACGCGCCTCGTGGGCTTTGTGCTGCCGGTTGTCTGTTACAGTATGCGAAAGATACCCAACGCACGACCCTGCCGCATATTCGCTCTATCACTATGGAACGTGAGCAGGACAGCATCATTATGGATGCTGCGACGCGTCGTAACCTGGAAATTACCCAGAATCTGGCGGGCGGCGCGGAAAATACATTGGCTTCCGTGCTCGATTGCACCGTCACGCCGATGGGTAGCCGTATGCTGAAACGCTGGCTGCATATGCCGGTGCGCGACACCCGTGTGTTGCTTGAGCGTCAGCAAACTATTGGCGCATTGCAGGATTTCACCGCCGAGTTACAGCCGGTACTCCGGCAGGTCGGCGATCTGGAGCGTATTCTGGCACGCCTGGCGTTGCGTACCGCTCGCCCGCGCGACCTTGCTCGTATGCGTCATGCCTTCCAGCAACTGCCGGAACTGCGTGCACAGCTAGAAAATGTCGATAGTGCACCAGTACAGGCGCTGCGTGAAAAAATGGGCGAATTTGCCGAACTGCGCGACCTGCTGGAGCGAGCAATCATCGACACGCCACCGGTGCTGGTGCGCGACGGTGGCGTCATCGCTCCAGGCTATAACGAAGAGCTGGATGAGTGGCGTGCGCTGGCTGACGGTGCGACCGATTATCTGGAGCGTCTGGAAATCCGCGAACGTGAACGTACCGGTCTGGACACGCTGAAAGTCGGCTTTAATGCGGTGCACGGCTACTACATTCAAATCAGCCGTGGGCAAAGTCATCTGGCGCCAATTAACTATATGCGCCGCCAGACACTGAAAAACGCCGAACGTTACATTATTCCGGAGCTGAAAGAGTACGAAGACAAGGTACTGACTTCAAAAGGTAAAGCACTGACGCTGGAAAAACAGCTTTATGAAGAGTTGTTCGACCTGCTACTGCCGCATCTGGAAGCGTTACAACAGAGTGCGAGCGCGCTGGCAGAACTGGACGTGCTGGTAAATCTGGCAGAACGCGCATATACCCTGAACTACACCTGCCCGACCTTTATCGATAAACCCGGCATTCGTATTACCGAAGGTCGCCATCCGGTGGTTGAACAGGTGCTGAATGAGCCGTTTATCGCTAACCCGCTGAACCTGTCACCGCAGCGACGGATGTTGATCATCACCGGTCCGAACATGGGCGGTAAAAGTACCTATATGCGCCAGACCGCGTTGATTGCGCTGATGGCGTATATTGGCAGTTACGTACCGGCACAAAAAGTCGAGATTGGGCCGATCGATCGCATCTTCACCCGTGTTGGCGCAGCGGATGATCTGGCTTCCGGACGTTCAACCTTTATGGTGGAGATGACCGAAACCGCTAATATTCTGCATAACGCCACCGAGTACAGTCTGGTATTGATGGATGAGATTGGGCGCGGAACGTCGACTTACGATGGCCTGTCGCTGGCGTGGGCATGTGCCGAAAATCTGGCGAATAAAATTAAAGCATTGACGCTGTTTGCTACCCATTACTTCGAGCTGACTCAACTGCCGGAGAAAATGGAAGGCGTCGCCAACGTGCATCTCGATGCGCTGGAGCACGGAGACACTATCGCCTTTATGCACAGCGTACAGGACGGCGCGGCGAGTAAGAGCTACGGTCTGGCGGTTGCTGCGCTGGCAGGTGTACCGAAAGAGGTGATCAAACGTGCGCGACAGAAACTGCGTGAGCTGGAAAGCATTTCGCCGAATGCTGCCGCTACACAGGTAGATGGTACGCAAATGTCGCTACTTTCTGTGCCGGAAGAAACCTCGCCAGCGGTCGAAGCACTGGAAAATCTCGATCCAGATTCTCTGACTCCGCGTCAGGCGCTGGAGTGGATTTATCGGTTGAAGAGTCTGGTGTAAAAATAATTCCCGATAGCCTTTTACTATCGGGAATATTAACGACAACTGACGAATCTAATAAAAATACCCTGTATAATAGTAGAGATTATTTTACAGGGTAAAATCATGCCATCAACACGCTATCAAAAAATTGATGCTTATCACTACCGCCATATATGGGTTGTTGGTGATATTCATGGTGACTATCAATTATTACAATCCCGTTTGCATGAATTATCTTTTTGTCACGAAACAGACTTACTTATTTCCACAGGCGATAATATTGATCGTGGGTCGGAGAGTCTTAATGTGCTACGCCTGTTAAATCAGCCCTGGTTTACGTCGGTTAAAGGTAACCATGAAGCGATGGCGCTTGATGCATTCGCGACTGGTGATGGCAATATGTGGTTAGCCAGCGGCGGTGACTGGTTCTTTGATTTAAATGATTCAGAGAAAAAAGAAGTAATAGATCTGTTACTGAGATTTCATCATCTCCCGCATATTATCGAATTGAGTAACGATTTTATAAAATATGTCATCACACATGCAGATTATCCGGGTAATGAATATCACTTTGGCAAAGAAATCGCGGAAAGCGAATTACTCTGGCCTGTTGATCGCGTGCAGAAGTCGCTTAATGGCGAGTTACAAAAAATAAACGGTGCTGATTATTTTATATTTGGACATATGATGTTTGATAACATTCAGACATTCGCTAACCAGATTTATATTGATACCGGATCGCCGAAAAGCGGACGGTTATCGTTTTATAAAATTAAATAATTAATCCAGTCAGGATAAGGATCATCTCTGGTTCAGATCCGCTATTGCCAATATCGGTCATGAATTTCTTCATAAAGACATCGGGTTTCGCACACCAGTTTACTGTCAGGAGCTGGCGTCACCATCAACGCTATTCAGGACAAGTCATACAAAAGAAAAAGGCCAGCCTCACTTGAGACTGGCCTTTCTGACAGATGCTTGCTTATTCGCGGAACAGCGCCTCGATATTCAGCCCCTGAGTCTGCAAAATCTCACGCAGACGGCGCAGGCCTTCAACCTGAATCTGGCGAACACGTTCACGAGTGAGGCCAATTTCACGACCTACATCTTCCAGTGTTGCCGCTTCGTACCCCAGCAAACCGAATCGACGTGCCAGCACTTCACGCTGCTTGGCGTTCAGCTCGAACAGCCATTTGACGATGCTTTGTTTCATATCGTCATCTTGCGTGGTGTCTTCCGGACCGTTCTCTTTTTCATCGGCCAGAATGTCCAGCAACGCTTTTTCGGAATCACCGCCCAGAGGGGTGTCTACCGAGGTAATGCGCTCGTTAAGACGAAGCATACGGCTGACGTCATCAACTGGCTTATCCAGTTGCTCTGCGATCTCTTCCGCACTCGGTTCGTGATCCAGTTTATGGGACAACTCACGTGCGGTTCGCAGGTAAACGTTCAGCTCCTTTACGATGTGAATCGGCAAACGAATAGTACGGGTTTGGTTCATAATCGCCCGTTCGATCGTCTGGCGAATCCACCAGGTTGCGTATGTTGAGAAGCGGAAACCACGTTCCGGGTCAAACTTCTCAACCGCGCGGATAAGCCCCAGGTTGCCCTCTTCGATAAGATCCAGCAAAGCCAGACCACGATTGCCATAACGGCGGGCAATTTTTACCACCAGACGTAAGTTACTCTCAATCATCCGGCGGCGGGAGGCAACATCTCCACGCAGTGCGCGACGCGCAAAATAAACTTCTTCTTCGGCCGTTAACAGTGGCGAATAACCAATCTCACCAAGGTAAAGCTGAGTCGCGTCCAACACACGCTGTGTGGCACCCTGCGATAACAGTTCCTCTTCGGCCAAATCGTTATCACTGGGTTCCTCTTCTACTAAGGCCTTTTCGTCAAAAACCTCAACTCCGTTCTCATCAAATTCCGCATCTTCATTTAAATCATGAACTTTCAGCGTATTCTGACTCATAAGGTGGCTCCTACCCGTGATCCCTTGACGGAACGCTCAAGCAACAGCCTGGTTCCGCCGAATTATCGCTGCGGCAAATAACGCAGCGGGTTTACGGATTTCCCCTTGTAACGAATTTCAAAATGCAAGCGTGTTGAACTGGTTCCGGTGCTACCCATGGTTGCTATTTTTTGCCCCGCCTTCACTTCTTGTTGTTCCCGGACCAGCATTGTGTCGTTATGGGCGTAGGCACTCAGGTAATCATCATTATGTTTGATGATAATCAGATTACCGTAACCGCGCAGCGCATTACCGGCATAAACAACGCGGCCATCTGCGGTCGCGGTAATTGCCTGTCCTTTGCTACCTGCGATATCAATCCCCTTATTGCCCCCCTCAGAAGCGCCAAAGGTTTCAATCACTTTGCCCTCAGTTGGCCAGCGCCAGGTGGAGATAGGCGTGCTGGTTGATGTACTGCTGACAGTCGGCTCGGTTGTGCTTGCTGTTGGCACCGTTACAGGCGCTGTGACCGTGGTCGCAGTTGGCTTGTTGTTCGGCAACATTTTGTTAGCACTCTGTTCACCCGAAGACTCAGAATACGTAATTGTCGGTTGCGACGCAACAGCAACGGTGGAATTTTGTGCAGGCTTGATCACAACTCCTTGCTCTGCTGCATCCGCCTGGGTAATGGCATTTCCGCCAGTAATCGGCGTACCGGAGGCGTTGCCAACCTGCAAGGTCTGACCGACGTTCAACGCGTATGGTGCCTGAATATTATTGCGCTGAGCGAGGTCACGGAAATCGTTGCCGGTGATCCAGGCGATATAGAAAAGTGTGTCGCCTTTTTTCACGGTATAGGTACTGCCGCTATAACTGCCTTTCGGAATATTCCCGTACTGACGGTTGTAGACGATACGCCCATTTTCCATTTGCACCGGTTGCTGAGCGACAGGCTGTACCGGTTGGATTTGTGGTTGTTGTGTAGACTGAATTTGTGGCTGCTGTACCGGCTGAATTTGCGGTTGCTGCGCTGTAGATGTCGTTCCCATTTTCGGCGGTGGCGTAATCAACATACCTGAATTGGTATTTGCAGGCGCATTACCATTAACGGAACTGACCGGTGCCGGTGGATTCGATGTGTCAGAACAGCCAGCCAGCCATAGCGAAACCAGTGACAAAGCCGCAATACGGCGAACGGTGAATTTTGGGCTTCCCGCGCTCATTTATCCCCCAGGAAAAAATTGATTAATAACCAGTGACATAATTACCGTGCAAGGCACCCTACTGAACACTGGAAAAGATGTTCACGATACGCTGACTTGCTGCAAAATAACCAGGAAAATTCCAGGTATTTCCTCGCAATTCAAGCCAGCTCCCCCTTCACTAAGGGGACAAAGCGCACGGCCTCTACGGTATCGATAATAAATTCGCCCCCACGACGACGCACCCGTTTCAAATACTGGTGCTCTTCCCCGACCGGCAAGACGAGAATCCCGCCTTCATCCAGTTGCGTCATTAGCGCAGTAGGAATTTCGGGCGGTGCCGCCGTTACAATGATAGCGTCAAACGGCGCACGTGCTTGCCAACCTTGCCATCCATCGCCGTGACGGGTTGAAACATTATGTAAATCAAGATTTTTCAGGCGACGACGCGCCTGCCACTGCAAGCCTTTAATCCGTTCGACCGAACATACATGCTGGACAAGATGCGCCAGGATTGCCGTTTGATATCCCGAACCAGTGCCGATTTCCAGCACCCGCGACTGCGGCGTCAGTTCAAGTAATTCGGTCATTCGCGCCACCATATATGGCTGCGAAATTGTCTGCC
It encodes:
- the rpoS gene encoding RNA polymerase sigma factor RpoS — its product is MSQNTLKVHDLNEDAEFDENGVEVFDEKALVEEEPSDNDLAEEELLSQGATQRVLDATQLYLGEIGYSPLLTAEEEVYFARRALRGDVASRRRMIESNLRLVVKIARRYGNRGLALLDLIEEGNLGLIRAVEKFDPERGFRFSTYATWWIRQTIERAIMNQTRTIRLPIHIVKELNVYLRTARELSHKLDHEPSAEEIAEQLDKPVDDVSRMLRLNERITSVDTPLGGDSEKALLDILADEKENGPEDTTQDDDMKQSIVKWLFELNAKQREVLARRFGLLGYEAATLEDVGREIGLTRERVRQIQVEGLRRLREILQTQGLNIEALFRE
- the nlpD gene encoding murein hydrolase activator NlpD, with translation MVSLWLAGCSDTSNPPAPVSSVNGNAPANTNSGMLITPPPKMGTTSTAQQPQIQPVQQPQIQSTQQPQIQPVQPVAQQPVQMENGRIVYNRQYGNIPKGSYSGSTYTVKKGDTLFYIAWITGNDFRDLAQRNNIQAPYALNVGQTLQVGNASGTPITGGNAITQADAAEQGVVIKPAQNSTVAVASQPTITYSESSGEQSANKMLPNNKPTATTVTAPVTVPTASTTEPTVSSTSTSTPISTWRWPTEGKVIETFGASEGGNKGIDIAGSKGQAITATADGRVVYAGNALRGYGNLIIIKHNDDYLSAYAHNDTMLVREQQEVKAGQKIATMGSTGTSSTRLHFEIRYKGKSVNPLRYLPQR
- the pcm gene encoding protein-L-isoaspartate O-methyltransferase, with the protein product MVSRRVQALLDQLRAQGIQDEQVLNALAAVPREKFIDEAFEQKAWDNIALPIGQGQTISQPYMVARMTELLELTPQSRVLEIGTGSGYQTAILAHLVQHVCSVERIKGLQWQARRRLKNLDLHNVSTRHGDGWQGWQARAPFDAIIVTAAPPEIPTALMTQLDEGGILVLPVGEEHQYLKRVRRRGGEFIIDTVEAVRFVPLVKGELA